The Flexivirga oryzae DNA window CTGAACCCCGACAAGGGTGAGCCGGCCGACGCCGAGAAGGCCTGCCAGTCCCCGGCACTCGATATCCCGATGGTGACCGGCCCGATCGCTGTCGCGTTCAACGTCAAGGGCGTCGACAAGCTCAACCTCACCCCGCAACTGATCGCGAAGATCTTCTCCGGCAAGATCACCCAGTGGAACGACCCGGCGATCCAGGCCGCCAACAAGGGCGTCACCCTGCCGAGCACCAAGATCTCCGTCTTCTTCCGCTCCGACTCCTCGGGCACCACCGACAACTTCACCAACTACATGAACACCGTCGCGCCGAGCGCCTGGACGCACGAGCACGACAAGACGTGGAAGGGCTCGGTCGGCCAGGGCAAGGCCAAGACCGCCGGCGTCGCCTCCGCGGTGAAGTCGACCGATGGCGGGATCGGCTACATCGAGTGGGGCTACGCCATCCAGAACAAGCTCGACATGGCGAGCGTGGACGGCGTCTCACTCACGGCGGCCTCCGCGGGCAAGGCCGTCGAGGCCGCCAAGGTCGTCGGCACCGGCAAGGACCTGTCGCTGCAGCTGGACTACAAGACCAAGGCAGCCGGCGCGTACCC harbors:
- the pstS gene encoding phosphate ABC transporter substrate-binding protein PstS, translating into MKISRIGRASGLAVVTALALTACGSASNNDATSSAAAGGDANSAAGSSAGSSAGSSAGAQTCFTGSLSAEGSTAQQNAITQAISSYQAKCNGAKISYNGTGSGAGITKFIAKQVDFAGSDSALNPDKGEPADAEKACQSPALDIPMVTGPIAVAFNVKGVDKLNLTPQLIAKIFSGKITQWNDPAIQAANKGVTLPSTKISVFFRSDSSGTTDNFTNYMNTVAPSAWTHEHDKTWKGSVGQGKAKTAGVASAVKSTDGGIGYIEWGYAIQNKLDMASVDGVSLTAASAGKAVEAAKVVGTGKDLSLQLDYKTKAAGAYPIILVTYEVVCSKYADATKANDVKAFLSYMASSDFQQQLTGVGAAPLPTAIQQKVLASIDSIS